Within Oscillospiraceae bacterium, the genomic segment GCGGCACCCAAAGTTGAGATGTATACGTTGACTTCATCGAATACAGCCAACGCGGATCCGAAGGATTGGATTTTGTCGGCCTCTAACGATGGCATCGAATGGATCGAACTGGATAAGAGAGACGATGAAATCTTCAATTGGAGAAGGTATACACGGCCGTTCGTGATTGACGAGGCGAAACAAGGAAACTACAAGTATTACAAGCTGGATATCATAGACGCTTCGGGTGCCGAAAATCTTATGCTGGCCGAGCTCGAATTCCTGGCCGACCAGTATACGCACGCGGCCCCTGCCGAGGTAAAAATCTATGGAGGCTACCAGTCGGCGGCAGCCGAGTTCAGCTTTAACAACACCGGCGACAGCTACCCGGCTTGGGCTGTCACTGCTGTTTACGATGAAAACAGCATTCTTGCAGAAGCGAAAGCCAATCCTGTTACCGCTGCAGCCGGAGAGTATACCACCCTGCGGTTCCAAATTGGAGAACTGCCGGACGGTTATACGGCGAAGGCGTTTTTGTGGGATGCAGAAAATGCGCCGTTGTGTGAAGCCGCATCCTATGTCTCAAGATAATGTCCCAATATTTTGATTTGGAGATGGGTTAAATGAATAGGAAAAAATCCGCCAAAAAGCTCTGGTCCTTATCGCTTGTTATCGCGGTGGTGCTTGGCTTACTGTCGCCTCTTCCCGTGCTGGCGGATGATCCGCCAGCCGGTCAGGATGGTTTTTATTCGTCGTTCGAGACGACCGATCCCGCGATCAGTCCTGTTGTGGTTTCATCGTCAGGCGTCGGGCATTCTATAACAACAACCGCTACGGTCACGTCGGTGTCTGGGGAGTACACAAATTATGTGGGCATCCCCGCGATTACACCGTCCAATTATGTCAGCAGCTCAGCCAGTGAATTCGTTGACAAGCTCATCGACCGAAACACATCCACAAAGTTGTGTCTTACGGGTGTTACGGGCGATGTAGGCAACAACGCAAGAGTGGTGTGTCCGGTTTCGCTTACGTTTCAGTACGATTCACCGATCACGCCAAAAGCTTATTACATATCGGGCGGCGACGACGACATGAGCCAGAGTGGTCGCGTCCTCAACACGTGGGTTGTCGAGGGCTCCAACGACAATACAAATTGGGTTGAGCTCGACTCGCGCGGACCAATAGCCTGGACGTCGAATTTGCAGGTACAGAACTTCACGGTAAGGAGCAATTTAGGTTCTTACAGCTATATACGTCTGCGTGTTCTTAAAAGAGGCACCGGAAATGGCGTGACTACCGGTGGAATCATTCAGTTTTCCGGCTTTGGTATGTATTCTGACGTTGTCACGCAAGGCGTTGACGGCACCACCAATTATGATGGTTTTCAGGTGTCAGTAGGGGAAGGCCCCGCACAGCTCTGGGGCAACACAAGTTCCAGGGCGAACCTCGGCTGGACAGACTCCAAAGCGCTTAAGGTCAGCGGCAAAAAACAGGCTGTGAGCGCCGATGCTTACCAGACTATCTACGACAACGTCGACGTAACAATTGCCTCCAATACCAAGCTGTCTTACATGGTGCTGCCGTACATCGACGCGGACGTTCAGGCGAATGAATACGATGACGAGTACACCAGCAACTACGCCGCAATCGATCTCAAGTTTGACGACGGAACATATCTGCGCGATTATGGCGCTCTTGACCAGTATGGTTTCAAAGTCTCGCCGCTTGATCAGGGCAACGCCAAAATCATTGAGCAGAATAACTGGCTAAAAATAACCAGTGAGATCGGTGCTGTTCCCGCTCTCCAAGGCAAGACGATAAAGTCAATCCTTGTGGGATATGAGAAGCCCGATGGCACGCCGGGTAAAGACATAACCATATATTTCGACGATATTAACATTTACCGTAAGGACAACCCCGTTATCACCAACCTCGCCGATTACGTCGATATCCTTCGCGGCACACAAAACGGCGCGTACGGCGAAGACCACAATAAATATGCGCATGGTCTCAACAACCCAATCGTAGCCACGCCGCATCCGTTCAACTTCTGGTCCCCCACGACGACGATGTCCGCGCAGACACTTTACCAGTACACCGGTTCTGAGGCGAACTTTAAACAGATTGAGTTGAACCACGTGGCGAGTAACTGGATCGGCGAGTCTGGTACGTTCGATTTCTCCGCCGACTCGACAACGGTGTGGTCGAATGAGACCAATCTCTATAACACACTGAATGCCAGGGGATCCAACTTTAAGCACGAAAATGAGATCGCCCATGCGCATTATTACGGCGTAACGTTTAATGAGGACGACGCCAAAGCTCCGGGTGTCAAGATCGAGATAACACCGACAGAGCACGCAGCGATTTTACGCTTCACGTTCCCGGAAGGCGCGACGCGGCGCAATGTGATTGTTGACTGCACAAAATCCAGAAGCGCTACAACTTCAGGCATAACTTATAACAGTGAAGACGGCACATTCGCGGCCTTCTCAACAAAGGCCGCGAACGGCCAAAAACGCATGTATGTTTACGGTCAATTCAGTGTAAAGCCTACGGCATTCCGCCAGGCCGCTTCAAACCGTACGCCCATGAGCATGTTCGAGTTCCCGGCGGCCGAAAGCGGCCCAACTGTTGTCGAGCTTACAGTGGCGTCGTCGTTTATGAGCGCGGATCAGGCTGTCAAGAACCTTGGCCTTGAGATTTCTCCGGATGATAACTTTGATTCGATCAAGGCGCAGGCGCTCGCCACTTGGAACGAAAAGCTTTCCGTCGTTACAGTTGACGATCCGAACGCTACTTACGATCAACTTTTGTCGCTGTATTCAAACCTCTACCGCGCATTTATCTATCCCATTCTCGATTCCGAGAATGTTGGCACAAAGGCAGAACCGCACTGGCAGTATGCCTCACCGTATTCTGGAAACACAACCACACTGACGCTGAAAGACGGCAGACTGTTCTATAACAACGGCTTCTGGGACACGTACCGCACGGCGTGGCCGCTTTATGCGCTGCTTACGCCCAATAAGGACACGGATCTCTTAAACGGCCTTGTCCAGCACTATCTTGATAACGGCTGGGTGCCTCGCTGGATCGCCCCTTCTGGCACAAACAGTATGGTAGGCACAAACTCCGACTCTATTTTTGGCGACGCAATCAGCCAGGGGATACAGTTCAACTACGACGACGCTTATGCTTCAGCGCTGAAGAACGCCACCGTCTATTCTCCTAACAACGGCGGCAACTTCTACTCCGGCCGTGCTGGAATGGCATCGTGGCCTTTCCTCGGGTATTCTCCGACGACCAGTCTTACAGACGAAAACCTTTCGTGGTCGCTTGAATCCTGTCCTGCCGATTTTGGCATCGCGATGATGGCCAAGATCCTGCGTGATAAGGAAATTCCCGGCACGGAAGCTTACCGCAAGCTTAACGACGAGTATTTGTACTTTATAAACCGCGCGCAGAACTTTGTGCATTTGTTCAACCCGGCTCTCGGCGGATGGTTCCGCGGGAAAACGGCTGCCGGCACATGGTTGTGGTCTGACGATCAATTCGACCCGGTTGCGTTCGGGTACGGTTACTGCGAGGATAACGCCTGGAACTATACCTTCCACGCGCCGCAGGACGGACGCGGTCTGGCCAACCTTTATGGCGGCCAGGATAAACTTGGCGACAAACTCGACGCTTTATTTTCGGCTTCACCGGCTGTTGACTTTGGCAACTGGTCCGGTTGGCACAAGGAGAAGGTTGAAAGCCGTGGCAGCAAGCTCGGCCAAATGCACATGAGCAACGAACCTTCGTTCCATATTCCGTACATGTACCTCTTCTCCGATCGCCCTTGGAAGACGGCGGAAGTCGTCCGCGATATTCTTGATCGCCACTTTGCCGGTTCAGATATCGGTCAGGGCTATATTGGCGACGACGACAACGGCGCAATGAGCAGCTGGTATGCAATATCCGCTCTCGGCCTATACCCGCTCACAGGCGGCAACGGACAGTTTGTCATCGGAACCCCGCTGTTCCAGAAGGTTACGATCAAACGCGACAACGGCCAGCTCATCACGATAACCGCCCCGGGCGTCAGCAGGACGAATAAGTATGTGCAGAGTCTCAAAGTAAACGGTGCCGACCGCAACAAGACATTCATCGAACCGTCCGATATCCGCGACGGCGCGACAATCGAGTTCACCATGGGCTCGACCCCGTCCGCTACATGGGGGGTAGGCCTCGATGCGCAGCCGCCTTCGCTGACGAATGACAACAGCGCGCCGAATCCGCTCCGTGATTTGACCGCAGTCATGACGCCCTCAACGACGACCCTTCCTTCGGGATACAATGACGGCGCTTATGTCAACGGCACAACGCCTGCCGCTTTGTTCAATAACACATCGAATGATTATACGTCATGGGAAAGCGGCTCCAAGGTTGCGTACTATTATTTCTATAAGGGCGCTAGAGTCGATATGTATACCATTACAAACGCGACCGTGACGACCTCTCCCACAGAGTGGAAACTTTCCGGATCCATCGACGGCGATACCTGGACCCAACTCGACGTCAGGACGAACCAAACATTTGCCTGGGACAGATATACAAGGCCGTTTTCGATAGACAGCCCGGGGACCTATAAGTATTATAAGTTCGAGTTTACCAACGAGACCGAGGCAATCAGAGTGTCGGAGCTGGAGCTTATGGGCGGCGAATTCGCGCTGGTAAACAAAAACGCCCTGTATGAAACCATACAAAAAGGGCGCGCAATCGACCACAATCTTTACGCTGGAGAAACCTATCAGCCGCTTGTTGACGCGTTGACGTTTGCCGATGGCATTTATGCCGATCCGGACGCGACGAACAGTGAGATTACAGAAGCGATTGAAAGCATTGAGTCGGCCGTCAGCGGGCTTATCAGGCTCAAACCCGCGGGATCATATTTCGACGGCGTCGAATTCGACCTGTCTTCTTCCGGCGTAAAGAGAGAAAGTACGTCAAATGTCAGCGGGGTTCTGACAGGCGATGTGACCAACATTGGCGGACTGACGCCGGGTTCATACCTTGGGTATAAATATGTTGATTTTGGAGATGGGCAGTACTGGTGGACAAACGCCAAGATTGTCTATGCGGGCAAACAAGCCGACCTGAGAAATTCTCGGCTCATCGTTCACCTGGACGCGCTGGATGGACCTGTCATTGCTGACTTCGCCCTTGAGGCGACCGGCGGCGAGTGGGATGTGTACGCTTATGCCTCAGGTGCACTGAGCCAAAACGACATGACCGGGCTCCACACAGTTTACTACGAATTCCGCGGGTCCGGCACAAGTGTCGCCAATGTCAACTCTTTTGTGTTCGAGTACACTGCACTGCCGAACCTTGACAAGGTCATTAATGTGTTTTCGCCCGATTCACTGACCACAACGCTTAAATATATGAACGAATCCGGTGAATCCAAAAACTTAACGCTATATACGGCGGTATATGCAAAAACCGGGCGACTGGTATACATCGGAAAGTCTTCCCGCGATGTCGGCGTTTCCCAAATCGTTGATTTTGAGACAAAAATTGACGTACCGGGCATCGAAGCTGAAAGTCTGCAAAACGATTACTCCGTCGGCGTATTTCTATGGGACAGCGCGACGACTGTGCCGGTCAGAGAGAGGTACATGCAGGCAGTGTCTGCCATTGACCAGCAGCAGAAACTGGACGCAGCCAAAGAGGCGATAGAAGCAGGCGTTTACAAAATCCCGATGGACATAACCAGCCAGGATGGTAAAACGACTTGGATACAGCAACAGGTAAATTCACTTCTTCCCGCCGGGAACCCGACGACTGCGACCGTGATATATGACGGAGGTTATACCGTCAATTTGGTCAACGGTTCGGTCACGGGTAGCGTCGTGATTACGGCAATACAAACTGCGCTCGTGACTTTCCTGGCACCTGAAGCGGACGGGGGCTATTCGATTACGGCCGAAACAGATCCGTTCGGCACAACAGCGCTGCCGGAGGCTCCGGTAAGAACCGATTACAGATTCCTCGGGTGGTACGTTAAGCGGGAGGACGGCGATTGGAGATTTACGGCGGATACCGTTGTGACGAGCAACACGACGGTGAAAGCGAAATGGTGCAGCGCGCCCACGTCTACGCAGTACGCCTCGATCGTGTTCGACAGCCCGATGTATAACAATAATTTGACCATGGCGTCGTACAGCACAACCACAAACAGTGAGAACGGTTCGACGGCAGCCGCATACCGCGAC encodes:
- a CDS encoding GH92 family glycosyl hydrolase, with the translated sequence MNRKKSAKKLWSLSLVIAVVLGLLSPLPVLADDPPAGQDGFYSSFETTDPAISPVVVSSSGVGHSITTTATVTSVSGEYTNYVGIPAITPSNYVSSSASEFVDKLIDRNTSTKLCLTGVTGDVGNNARVVCPVSLTFQYDSPITPKAYYISGGDDDMSQSGRVLNTWVVEGSNDNTNWVELDSRGPIAWTSNLQVQNFTVRSNLGSYSYIRLRVLKRGTGNGVTTGGIIQFSGFGMYSDVVTQGVDGTTNYDGFQVSVGEGPAQLWGNTSSRANLGWTDSKALKVSGKKQAVSADAYQTIYDNVDVTIASNTKLSYMVLPYIDADVQANEYDDEYTSNYAAIDLKFDDGTYLRDYGALDQYGFKVSPLDQGNAKIIEQNNWLKITSEIGAVPALQGKTIKSILVGYEKPDGTPGKDITIYFDDINIYRKDNPVITNLADYVDILRGTQNGAYGEDHNKYAHGLNNPIVATPHPFNFWSPTTTMSAQTLYQYTGSEANFKQIELNHVASNWIGESGTFDFSADSTTVWSNETNLYNTLNARGSNFKHENEIAHAHYYGVTFNEDDAKAPGVKIEITPTEHAAILRFTFPEGATRRNVIVDCTKSRSATTSGITYNSEDGTFAAFSTKAANGQKRMYVYGQFSVKPTAFRQAASNRTPMSMFEFPAAESGPTVVELTVASSFMSADQAVKNLGLEISPDDNFDSIKAQALATWNEKLSVVTVDDPNATYDQLLSLYSNLYRAFIYPILDSENVGTKAEPHWQYASPYSGNTTTLTLKDGRLFYNNGFWDTYRTAWPLYALLTPNKDTDLLNGLVQHYLDNGWVPRWIAPSGTNSMVGTNSDSIFGDAISQGIQFNYDDAYASALKNATVYSPNNGGNFYSGRAGMASWPFLGYSPTTSLTDENLSWSLESCPADFGIAMMAKILRDKEIPGTEAYRKLNDEYLYFINRAQNFVHLFNPALGGWFRGKTAAGTWLWSDDQFDPVAFGYGYCEDNAWNYTFHAPQDGRGLANLYGGQDKLGDKLDALFSASPAVDFGNWSGWHKEKVESRGSKLGQMHMSNEPSFHIPYMYLFSDRPWKTAEVVRDILDRHFAGSDIGQGYIGDDDNGAMSSWYAISALGLYPLTGGNGQFVIGTPLFQKVTIKRDNGQLITITAPGVSRTNKYVQSLKVNGADRNKTFIEPSDIRDGATIEFTMGSTPSATWGVGLDAQPPSLTNDNSAPNPLRDLTAVMTPSTTTLPSGYNDGAYVNGTTPAALFNNTSNDYTSWESGSKVAYYYFYKGARVDMYTITNATVTTSPTEWKLSGSIDGDTWTQLDVRTNQTFAWDRYTRPFSIDSPGTYKYYKFEFTNETEAIRVSELELMGGEFALVNKNALYETIQKGRAIDHNLYAGETYQPLVDALTFADGIYADPDATNSEITEAIESIESAVSGLIRLKPAGSYFDGVEFDLSSSGVKRESTSNVSGVLTGDVTNIGGLTPGSYLGYKYVDFGDGQYWWTNAKIVYAGKQADLRNSRLIVHLDALDGPVIADFALEATGGEWDVYAYASGALSQNDMTGLHTVYYEFRGSGTSVANVNSFVFEYTALPNLDKVINVFSPDSLTTTLKYMNESGESKNLTLYTAVYAKTGRLVYIGKSSRDVGVSQIVDFETKIDVPGIEAESLQNDYSVGVFLWDSATTVPVRERYMQAVSAIDQQQKLDAAKEAIEAGVYKIPMDITSQDGKTTWIQQQVNSLLPAGNPTTATVIYDGGYTVNLVNGSVTGSVVITAIQTALVTFLAPEADGGYSITAETDPFGTTALPEAPVRTDYRFLGWYVKREDGDWRFTADTVVTSNTTVKAKWCSAPTSTQYASIVFDSPMYNNNLTMASYSTTTNSENGSTAAAYRDDIAGIIDLGVTPYTVGRYMYLQMPTNFPALREATDVVFEITYYDVGTNSLSFETADTTKTGTERNYGNRHNIPRSNTGELVTYKLYLSNVGMQRGQNGSNDLRINGGSTAPNMYIKSIVIYPGTQPLVDSIPAPSFAPQTEANNLIGKTLAGYQLWFTASSSNSGWVHWSKNGQRPTNYSTIKFENYPDVREYSAAALNNSGLPSLANGDPSQLFTSKRKDVVDLHFSWLQQYGLDGMAVQRFTSEAVTSETPTNNHVNLVQDAAERFGKIFYVMYDFTGTNNQSATIVDRIKRDWVHSIEQKGIVSSPNYAHADGKPVVCLWGLSGVVSQSDGNQYIQRAPALEIINWFHDRGYYVIGGTPDNDWTERTDSYKDVYQELDMISPWTPGRYGHTLDNIEPWLDTHVPRELAYCQQYGIEYQPVMFAGFNWSSFMNDPPNQIPRAAGEMLWTQAKYLKNKGIKTAYYAMFDEYDEGTAIMKTAEDSYTLPVGTTPYFQTLAADGRWLSSDFYLRLSGAIIDLFKSGETSISMSAPVPVPYSLGPVYWRNSFERRYQQPNTRYEGGYNNVDVCLYKPEVLQSSGVSAATNDIVMENGHIGAFSFDFRGTGLSESSKYQYKIAETAIVTPIDLQLSYWIRARDDRGKSVYVDLRFSDDTLLSEKADYTPKKAADTDTWEQITIDLDSSFAGKIITAVVVSYEGAAGDFAANIDDIVLQVKS